Sequence from the Oenanthe melanoleuca isolate GR-GAL-2019-014 chromosome 28, OMel1.0, whole genome shotgun sequence genome:
AGAGACAAAGAGTGGTCATTACAAAAGTGTTCACAGATAGAAAAGACTCATCTGAGCaaccccagcacagagcccaagGCACGCTGGCTTTGGTTGTGCATGGCCAGGGATTGTCTCAGTGAGGGAATGCAAAGGTCCTCGGCCCCCAAACTCTGCTCAGGTccccctgcagtgagcagggtcAGCCCCTGGCTCCTCACCACAACATCCAGTTCACCCTTCTCACCCTGGTTCCCACCCCAgtgagcacaggctgctgctgtgtcctcaCCCCACCAGGGCCCCCGAGCCCTTTATGGCCATCAAGGACTCCCAGCCTTGAAGGATTCATCCCAACTCTACATTTCCCACCAGTACCTGTGGCTGCCACCAGCCTTAGACTGGgcttccctctctctcccttggCCACTTGCCACAAGTCCAACCCCCTGTGCTGGTACCACAGTTTGGGGGCTGGTTTCAGCCCCATCTTGGGCAGGCACCAGCACACTGTGCAGGTTTGATGCTGACATTCATGAACCAGCTTTCTTGTTCTTAGTAAATAGCACCAAAACACTACCACAGGTCATAAATTCACCCACTGAGTCCTTGTATCAGCCCCTGGAGGCTTTTAGAGTTTGGTTAAGTGGCTCAAACCATTCCCCCCGCAGGTACCCACAGGCTTGTGGCAAAGATTATCAGCAGTGGCTGAGCCCTCTACTTCATCCAGCCAGAAAAGGACCTTTCACTGCCTGGGGGACCTGCAGTCCTGGTGAGCCACAGGCGAAGGGCTGCACCTGCATTGCCCCGgggcccagccctgagcaccaTCCAAACATTCTCCAGTAATCCTGAGAAATGCCTTTGAGCTCCTGTTTTCCACACCAGGAGCTGACAGAAATTTTGGAGTGTGGCACTGCAGGCAAGGGGAGAGCAATCTGGGCTCGTATTCCCTGttccaaccccaaaatcccgggGCAGTTCTGAACCCTGTGTGTCCTGCCCAGGCACACACGGAGCCGCTCCACACGCCAGCCCCTCGTGTCCTCCCACCATGGCCGCGCTGGCTCTGGGCCCGTGGCACAGTCACGGCAGGAGTGGCCGAGGGCAGTGAGCGGGGTCAGGGTCCCAGTCCCCGTTTCCAGACCCAAGTGCTGTGAGGGTGCAAGCTGCCATCCCCAGGGATTGTCACGCTGTCACACAGCCCATGCCTTCGCGAGATCAGCAGGTCATGCAGCGCGGGCGGATGGTGTCTGATGAGGGGTTTGGATCCACCTGCAGAACAAAGTCCAGAGTCAAAAACCTCTGGTTTTGCAGAGGCACATCCCAGCCTCCAAGGCTGGAGGGATTAATCACCTCTGAATACAGCGGAGGGGGTCGGAAGCGGAATTCCTGGATGTAGGCAAAGAAGGGACCCTCCAGGATGTCCCCGAGCTCACTGCGGCACGgaggagccaggctctgctcggCCTCCGGGCTGGACACGACTGCCGAGTACTCAGGGGGGGCTGAAGAGAAAGGAGAACCATCAGGGAACAGCAAACACTCACCATAAATGGGGTTAAAAGGGCTTCAAACCCACTAtatcccaaaccctcccagtTCCCTGAGGAAGGAACCCAGGCGATTCAGCGccacaataataaaaataggttaaaaaaaccagcaaaactgGCCCAGTTGAGAACTTTGCATCTCACTCTCCTGAGCAGGGGGTTTATCCCAGGGAGAAGGAGATGCTCaccctccagctgctctgggatagTGCTCAGCCAGTCCAGGTTGACGCTGTACTGGCTGCTGACGCTGGAGGTGCGGCTCCCGAAGGGATGCAGCGGGATGGTCCCGATGACAAGTGGCAATTCAAGGAGCAGCTTGGACGTCCCAGGAATATCCACACAAACCTGCCAagacagacagcagcagggaagctTAGCTGGTGGTGTTCTCCCAGTCTGGAGGGGCAGACATCtcccctgagctggaggagagctgtgcaggagggaatTCCCTCACCTTCAGGGAGTATTCCACCTGGATGATGCGGCACTGGAGGATGGAGGGCCCCACGGGCGGGATCTTCAGCGCCCGTCCATGCCACACCTCCCTCTTCCCAGCTGGAATGGGGTCCCCAGTGATGCTGGTCACCACTGACTTCTTCTGCTTCTTGGTGCCCCGGGCAATGAAGGTCTGGGTCTGGATTATGGCTGCCTTGGGCACCACGGCACGGCTCGTGCAGTTGTCGATCTCAGCGAAGATGGGGATGACCTCACCTGCCAAAcgagacacacacacacacgtgaGGAGGGGAGGCACAGCCCAGTCTTGCCTTGAGGAAATGCTGCACAGGCCCACCAAGGGTTGGCCACgctgcctggcagggcagcaggtgGGTTCATCCAGGAGGAGCGACCCAAGAACGCTGCCCAGATCAGGTGCACACAGTGAAGATTTCCTGCCAGCTCACAGTGACCCAAAGCCCCTCCTCTGGCCTCTACCCCAGAGCCCACTGAGGTTCAAGGGCCCCAGCACCTGGTCTCACCTGGGGTGTAGCCTTTTCGGTCAATCTTGGCAGTCACAGATACTTGGCCACGGTTGCAGTACCAGGCACGAGCAAGTTTCTCCTTAGcacctgcctggggagcctggagaaagggaaatatttaGGCTATTTAGTAACTAAGGATGAAACTCAAAGCAATCACCTCCCTGGCACCAAGAACCTGCCGGGGAGCATCAGCAACTTCTCAGGTATCTGATGTAAGAAGCTGTTGCAACGCATTAAAGTTTCCAAAAACAAAGAGGCACAGCTGacctctgctcagcccaggtAATGCTGGAGGGCACAAGTTACAGGGGGCAAAATATTCCCTCTGGAAACCAGGCACTGTAATGCTGAAGGGAAGGCAGACACTTTCCCCATGGGCTTCCTGGGTAAGTTTTGGATGCCAGAGCCCCGGGGTGGAGCAGGGGGAGCtcaccagcagtgcaggggtGTTTATGTCGATGGGTTCAATCACTGTGAACTccttctttgctttcttcactGTTGCCCAGGGTCTGTGCAGCTTGGCCTTCACCCAGTAGCGCACACTGCCGTGCTTCCCCTCGAAGGAGGTGGCCAGGGTCCTGGGCACAAGCAACAAACAATTTTAGAAGGGTTTCACTCAAAAAACCCCTAATTTTCAATATACTGTCTCCACCCAAAAATGCCAACTTACTCAGGGAGCTGGAAGGTGAAGGGGAACTCGTGCTTTCCTGCTGGCAGGACAGTGGCCTCACCATTGTCTGTGGACAAAACAGATTGAGCAGGATTAGCTCCCTTCCTGCAGAACTTCCTCCCCAGGCAGGTCACAGAGGTGTGCTgcacccagcaaggagcagcacGAGGGCACAGTAGAGtttctgccagggctgagcagctgtgACACAAGAGCTGGGCACTGTCTGCATTCCATGTGTCTGCATGGCCCAGGAGCACCtcctggagagctgggcagCTGCCCCAGTTGGGCTCTGCTTTATCCTGCAGCCACCCTGCTCCACAGCTTTGGTGTGAGAGCCCAAGATGCCCAGCTGGAGGCAGAGTGGCCAGCCAAGCCCCCATGCCCCTCAAGAGTTTGCAGAGGGGATCATTTAGACCAACCCTTGATACTCAAAACAAGCTCCTGAACCTCCAGTTTTCCAATGCGGCTTCCCAGCCATGAACAGCTCAGAGAAAAGGGGGAATCTTGTCCCTAACGGAGGTGCCCTGATTTCAGGGTGCACTCAGAACATGTGTGGGGACCTACACAGCCCATTCCCAGAGCGCTCAGACCCTAAAGCACCCCATGCACCCAAATTTCAGCTTGCTAATGTGTCATGCAATCAGCAGCCAAGCTGTCCCTGGCCCCCAGatttctgcagttttggggtgccaTGCACCCAAGCATCATCACTTGCCCCAGGCACCCAGATTTCAGCCGGCTGGGGTGTCTGGAGCACCCAACAGCCAGGgtgcccaggctgcccctcACACCCGTTATTTCAGCCCCgggggtgctgcagcccctggggcagggggtgccGTACCCAGGGGGGTGCCCGTACCCGGGGGTGCCCCTCGGTCACACGGGTGCCCGTACCCCGGGGAGTGCCCCTCGGGCACACGGACACCCGTACCCCGGGGGGTGCCCCTCGGGCACACGGACGCCCGTACCCCCGGGGGGTGCCCCTCGGGCACGGGGATGGCCGCACCCGGGGAGGTGATGCCGTACCTGGGGGTGCCATCAGCGTGTCGCGGTGGCTCAGAAACTCCACCTGGTCGCTGTAGCTCTGCGTGTAGGCGGTGCTGGAGCCGGCGCTGCGGGACTCGGTCCAGTGGACGCGGGCAGCGCCCATGGCCCGCAGCCGCAGCGCCCCGAGCCGCGCGGCCGCCGCCAGCTCCAGCACCACGCGGCCCGACACCGCCTGCCCGGGGCTGAAGGCGGCCGGGCCGTCCCGCTCCGCGCCCTCCAGCACGATCGAGAAGCGTTTGAGGCGATCGAAAATCATGGCGCGGCTCAGCCCCGACCGGCGCGATGCGGCTCAACCCGGCTGGGCTCGGCTGGGCCCGGCTTTAAGCGCCCGGCGCGgccgggggcggccccggcggggcgggacgggccggcccggccctgcAAAACAAGGCAGGGAGCATGTGCGGATCGGCCCCTCGCACGGAGCGGGGCTGCCGAGAGCTGCCCGGGGGGTTGGACCGTGCGGAGCCGGGGCCGGTCACGGCGGGGCTCCGCAACCCAGAGACATCGCCGGGCAACgtgagctgagccctgccagtgACCCCCTGGTGCTACCTCCCCAAGACTCCCTGCACTCCCATCCTTGGCCCCCAAGCCCTTTTCCAGCTTCTGTCCTTGCCCCGCAAATTTCCCTTCCAGCTCCATCCTTGCCCCTCCAAATTTCCCCTCGAGCTTCATCCTTgccccccaaaattccattcCATCTCCTATCCATGACCCTAGAAATCCCCTTCCAGCTCCCATCCTTGCCCCGCAAACTCCCTTCTAGCTCCTAATCttgccccccaaaatccccatccTTGTCCCCCAAAATCTCTATCCTTGCCCCTCAAAATCTCCATCCTTGTCCCCCAAGCCCTCCTCTAACTTCCATCCTTgcccccccaaatttccccccacctccatccttgtcccccAAAACTCCTTTCCAGCTCCCATCCTTGCCCCTCAGActccccctgcagctccagtcTGACATCCCACCCCATCTTTGTCCAgaatccccattcccagggtCACAGCCGTGGGCTGTGGCCAGGGGGGATTCCTCACTGAAGCCTCTCTCCTTCCAGTGCCCCCAGGTCAGAGCCAAGGGCCACACCACACACTGACCCacatccttcccttcccaagagccattcccagggctgggaacaggcCACAGCTGGATCTGGGCTCCTGACACAGCCAACTGGCGATGCAGTGATGTCTGGGACATCACTTCACTTAGTTCTAAGAAATCAAGAACTGGCTGGAGTTCAGCTTGTGCAACTGAGTGAGCAATCCTCTTCCCTGTGCTTGTTAACCAGGCGAGCGCCAGTTTTCCACCAGAGCCTGCTGGGATTGGTATCCAAAACCCTGGGATAAATTCCACCTgcatgggcaggagcagcacggGGACTGCTCCATCGGTGGCATCCATGGTTGCTGGTGCTCAGCTGGGGTGAAAGTGTGTAAACTGGGAATTGATGATTCCCAGAGTGGACATCACTCTCAGCAGCACCCCGAGATGTTGtaaaagggaggagaaaggaatcTCTGCCCCCCAAAAGGGTTAATGCTGACTTACAAACTTCCACTTAATGATGACTATCGTGTTTGCAGAGCACCAGAGAGAGCCCTGCACCCCTGGCACGGACGGGGGATAAGACAGAACAGGCATTAGAAATGTTACTCAGCATTTGGCTGCCtaagttttggggatttttgagtTGCTCACAGCCATGCCAGGCAGGACCTGCTAAACTGAACTTGGTTGATCATAGCCACTTAAAAATGGAGCTAGGCTGAAGCCTGGCACTGCTTTAGCTGTTTCCAAGGCTGGACTGGAATTGTCTGTCTCCCTCCCCAGGGGAAGGGGACTGTGGTTTGTTTTATGTGCAGACCATTTGCAGCCATGGGCAAACATGAATCATAGCAAAGGCTctgagggagagggaaagaaggaaggaaggcacGTCACAGCGCGAGTTAACTGGTGAcaccagctctgggaaggcgcctgctgtccctgcagtgacattCGAGGTGGGGAGGCTCttgagaggggctggagccttGGCTGGGCCCCTCTCTTTGCTtggcatcctcctcctcctcctcctcccgcctGTCGGCACACACCCCTGGGCCGTGACTCAGCCCTCGCCCACGGGACGATCCTGCAAACCAAACCCCAGCGCTCGCTCCCGTGGCAGCGCACGCGATGCCCTCGGCCGTCCCTCGCTGCCACCACGTGGGGACCGAggctctgtgccctccctgaCCCCTCTGGGACCCCTGCACACAGACAGGGTCTGTCCTCTCTCCTGGGGTCTGCAGGGGAGCACAGCCAAGGGCTTTGTTTTTGGTTTCACCCAGGAAAGGTCCTGGGTGCCCAAGGCAAAGCCAGCCAGGCCGGGCACAGCGCTCAGGGCACCATCTCCAACTCTTCAGCCCCATCTAGAGTCTGGCcaggccagagctgctcccagcaggagctgggacagacagacagacagacacagacacccTGCCTGGCTTGTGGGGAGCTGACCCTTCCCTGACCTGCTCTGGGACCTGGTGGTTTCTCCCCAGAGAACCAGGGTCACACATAGTGTCCTGGAACGCCAGGGAGAAGGGAATGCAGCAGGTGAACAGGTAAGGCAGCAGCCCAGTGTGGGGTGAGATGGCACAACACAGAGCCTGGCACAAGCACGTGCTCCAGACTGAGCAACTAGCTTCATCCCTGCCAGATTTGGGACTGCTGTGCATGGACAAGGATTAAGGTGCTGATTGAGGAAGGAGGGCCCTGATGCCATAACTCTCCTGGATGTCTCCATGAAAATAAGATGGCTTCTGGATGTTTGCCTCTCACCAGGGCAGGAACTGCACCTTTGGGGAGTGCTGCAGGATCCTTGGACAGAAAAGATCACTGCACAACAATTATTTATGTATCCTAGGGCACCCTCCCATCACCTCATGCAGAAGAGTCCAGGGCTGTCTTTGTGCTGCCTTTGCCCATTCACCCctgtcttttcctctcctcctgctccctctctcACATGATTACACAACACACGTTTAAAGGCCCTGCCTGAACATCCTCCTTGCACacttttttcttgtctctcaGTGCAgcaccccagtgccagcactcACCACCCTGCCAGGAAACTGCAGATAAACTCAGCTGAGGGGAGAGCAGAAGGGAGGGCGCTTATCTGTGCCTGTCTTCCCTCCTCTGCACTGCCTTGTTACCATGACAAAACCTGCATTTCTTAAACACCACGCAGACACAGCTGATCTCGTGGAGAAGCAACAAGAAAGGAGCAGTCACAGGGACTGACTGTCGGATGGTGGCACGTTTCTCACCAGCTGACATCAGGAAGGCTCTCACGCTGCTGTTGGGGACAgaacaggggacagcaggatcCAAAGGAAGTTATTTTGGCTGCAGGACAGCCTCTCTCTGCTGTTCCCTTCCTTAAAACCCCCTGGTGATCACATGTGTCCCTCTCACAAGGCAGAAAAGGAATCTATGTATGGACAGAGACAATAAAATCGCAGCCCCCAAATTCTGGTgaggctctgctgcccaggcagtccagctcagcactgtgcACAAAGGGAGGGCCAGGAACCATCAGCTCTGGGCTACAGGTGAGCAGGGTGcctgtggggctgagcagctctgcagttccTGCAGCCCTTGGCCAAGTGCCCTTCCCCTGATGGCTCCAGGGGCTCCTC
This genomic interval carries:
- the ARRDC2 gene encoding arrestin domain-containing protein 2 isoform X1 gives rise to the protein MIFDRLKRFSIVLEGAERDGPAAFSPGQAVSGRVVLELAAAARLGALRLRAMGAARVHWTESRSAGSSTAYTQSYSDQVEFLSHRDTLMAPPDNGEATVLPAGKHEFPFTFQLPETLATSFEGKHGSVRYWVKAKLHRPWATVKKAKKEFTVIEPIDINTPALLAPQAGAKEKLARAWYCNRGQVSVTAKIDRKGYTPGEVIPIFAEIDNCTSRAVVPKAAIIQTQTFIARGTKKQKKSVVTSITGDPIPAGKREVWHGRALKIPPVGPSILQCRIIQVEYSLKVCVDIPGTSKLLLELPLVIGTIPLHPFGSRTSSVSSQYSVNLDWLSTIPEQLEAPPEYSAVVSSPEAEQSLAPPCRSELGDILEGPFFAYIQEFRFRPPPLYSEVDPNPSSDTIRPRCMTC
- the ARRDC2 gene encoding arrestin domain-containing protein 2 isoform X2; this translates as MQPPGRVRRLAVRLEQARAHGAGQALHGRVQLELRGALRVRALEVCARGLAAVHWLESHSIGLNVVYCDFTAYQTFLHCHRQLIPDNGEATVLPAGKHEFPFTFQLPETLATSFEGKHGSVRYWVKAKLHRPWATVKKAKKEFTVIEPIDINTPALLAPQAGAKEKLARAWYCNRGQVSVTAKIDRKGYTPGEVIPIFAEIDNCTSRAVVPKAAIIQTQTFIARGTKKQKKSVVTSITGDPIPAGKREVWHGRALKIPPVGPSILQCRIIQVEYSLKVCVDIPGTSKLLLELPLVIGTIPLHPFGSRTSSVSSQYSVNLDWLSTIPEQLEAPPEYSAVVSSPEAEQSLAPPCRSELGDILEGPFFAYIQEFRFRPPPLYSEVDPNPSSDTIRPRCMTC